The Lewinellaceae bacterium genome has a segment encoding these proteins:
- a CDS encoding glyoxylate/hydroxypyruvate reductase A gives MPITFISQTKAPEPWIAALKDLDPTLDIRIFGQDPNPAAVDFALTWNHPEGAFEPYPNLKVICSMGAGVDHLMKDNNLPLKAAIVRIVDAELATAMNEFVIALIMNHLRGLNEYKNDQHKKIWSPRPYLTIKETRIGIMGFGTLGQSLSKALTQLDFQVSGWANSPKAVNQVKVFQGKNELPLFLSQADILICLLPLTTATRGILNKRVFTLLPKGAFLINVARGGHLVEEDLLEMIETGHLSGAGLDVFDTEPLPEDHPFWTHPNIHITPHIASITDPVSVAPQILENYHRMKAGKPLLNEVSREKGY, from the coding sequence ATGCCCATCACTTTTATCAGTCAGACCAAAGCTCCTGAACCGTGGATCGCTGCTCTGAAAGACCTTGATCCTACCCTTGATATCCGCATCTTCGGGCAGGACCCTAACCCTGCAGCGGTCGATTTTGCGCTGACCTGGAATCATCCGGAAGGGGCTTTTGAGCCCTATCCCAATTTGAAGGTCATTTGCTCCATGGGCGCCGGAGTGGATCATTTGATGAAGGATAATAATTTACCCTTGAAGGCTGCCATTGTCCGAATTGTGGATGCCGAACTGGCCACCGCCATGAATGAATTCGTCATTGCCCTCATTATGAATCATTTACGAGGATTAAATGAGTATAAAAATGACCAGCATAAGAAGATCTGGTCTCCACGCCCCTACCTTACCATAAAAGAAACCCGCATTGGAATTATGGGTTTCGGCACATTGGGGCAAAGCCTTTCCAAAGCATTGACCCAACTTGATTTCCAGGTATCCGGCTGGGCTAATTCTCCTAAAGCAGTAAATCAGGTAAAGGTTTTTCAAGGAAAAAATGAATTACCTCTGTTCCTTTCCCAAGCGGATATTTTGATATGCCTTTTGCCCCTGACTACGGCAACAAGAGGGATTTTAAACAAAAGAGTTTTTACTCTTTTACCCAAGGGAGCCTTTTTAATAAACGTCGCCAGGGGGGGCCATTTGGTGGAAGAAGACTTGTTGGAAATGATTGAAACCGGGCATTTGTCGGGCGCTGGTTTGGATGTATTTGACACGGAACCTCTCCCGGAAGATCATCCTTTCTGGACCCATCCGAATATCCATATTACCCCGCATATTGCGAGTATTACTGACCCGGTGAGCGTAGCACCACAAATTTTGGAAAATTATCACCGGATGAAGGCCGGAAAACCACTGTTGAACGAAGTTTCAAGGGAGAAAGGCTATTGA
- a CDS encoding acetyl-CoA C-acyltransferase, whose translation MKEVYIVSAVRTPLGSFGGVLSGIAATELGSIAIKGALGKAGVDASQVDEVFMGNVISSNLGQAPARQAALGAGIGNNVPCTTVNKVCASGMKSIMLAAQSIMLGHGDLIVAGGMESMSNIPYYLPKSRWGLKYGDGVLVDGLAKDGLTDAYNHKAMGTSADATAEKFNISREAQDAFAIRSYKLSAESTEKGYFKEEIVPVIVPQRKGDPIVITEDEEYKKVNFDKIPTLNPVFSKEGTVTAANASTINDGASALILASGEKVKELGLKPVAKILSFADAAQEPEWFTTAPTLAAPLALKRAGLELSDIDFFEVNEAFAVVTMAFNHVLGIDEEKVNVFGGACSIGHPLGASGARIVTTLNNVLQHKKGSKGLAAICNGGGGASALIIERV comes from the coding sequence ATGAAAGAAGTATATATTGTTTCAGCAGTTCGTACTCCATTAGGAAGTTTTGGAGGGGTTTTGTCCGGAATCGCTGCTACTGAATTAGGATCAATTGCTATCAAAGGGGCTCTCGGAAAGGCGGGAGTAGATGCCTCACAGGTTGATGAGGTGTTTATGGGAAATGTCATTTCTTCCAATCTCGGCCAGGCTCCTGCACGTCAGGCAGCACTCGGGGCAGGCATCGGAAATAATGTACCATGTACTACCGTAAATAAAGTATGCGCCTCAGGCATGAAATCTATCATGCTCGCTGCACAAAGCATTATGCTAGGCCACGGTGACCTCATCGTTGCCGGCGGGATGGAGAGCATGTCCAATATTCCTTATTACCTGCCCAAATCAAGATGGGGACTGAAGTATGGAGACGGCGTTTTGGTTGATGGTTTGGCCAAGGACGGTCTGACAGATGCCTACAACCACAAAGCGATGGGCACAAGTGCCGACGCTACGGCGGAAAAGTTTAATATTTCGCGGGAAGCTCAGGATGCTTTTGCCATTCGATCATATAAATTGTCGGCAGAATCAACGGAAAAAGGTTATTTTAAAGAGGAAATTGTACCTGTAATAGTCCCTCAACGGAAAGGAGACCCCATTGTCATCACTGAAGATGAAGAATACAAAAAAGTGAATTTTGATAAAATTCCAACACTCAATCCTGTGTTTTCTAAAGAAGGTACGGTAACTGCCGCCAATGCGTCGACCATCAATGACGGCGCTTCTGCACTGATTTTGGCAAGCGGCGAAAAGGTTAAAGAACTCGGCCTGAAACCTGTGGCCAAAATATTGAGTTTTGCCGATGCCGCCCAGGAGCCGGAGTGGTTCACCACAGCGCCAACCCTGGCAGCTCCCCTGGCATTAAAAAGGGCCGGATTGGAATTATCAGATATCGATTTTTTTGAAGTCAACGAGGCTTTTGCCGTGGTCACCATGGCGTTCAACCACGTACTCGGTATCGATGAAGAAAAAGTAAACGTCTTTGGCGGCGCTTGCTCCATAGGTCACCCTCTCGGTGCTTCCGGTGCGAGAATTGTCACCACGCTCAACAATGTGCTTCAACACAAAAAAGGAAGCAAGGGACTGGCAGCCATCTGCAACGGCGGCGGCGGTGCTTCTGCTTTGATTATCGAGCGGGTATAG
- the fabG gene encoding 3-oxoacyl-[acyl-carrier-protein] reductase — MQRLKNKVAIITGGSRGIGKTTVDKFLQEGARVAIWDIDATLGEALTESYRAKGLECKFYKVNTVDFTAVEAAAKRVAEEFGGIDILINNAGITRDASMKKMTSEQWQSVIDVNLTGVFNCTKNVFPYMMERGGGRILNASSIVGLYGNFGQSNYVATKAGLIGLTKTWAREFGRKGITVNAVAPGFINTEMIQTIPEEIIEGIKKSIPVARLGEPEDIANAYAFLASDEASYISGTVLSVDGGLVQ; from the coding sequence ATGCAAAGATTAAAAAACAAAGTGGCCATCATCACAGGAGGCAGCCGGGGTATTGGAAAAACCACGGTAGACAAATTTCTTCAGGAGGGTGCCCGGGTCGCCATTTGGGATATTGACGCAACCCTGGGAGAAGCTCTGACAGAAAGTTACCGGGCAAAAGGACTGGAATGTAAATTCTACAAGGTGAACACCGTAGATTTTACTGCTGTTGAGGCCGCCGCCAAGAGGGTAGCTGAAGAATTCGGCGGCATTGATATTCTCATCAATAATGCGGGGATCACCCGAGACGCTTCGATGAAAAAAATGACCTCAGAGCAATGGCAATCCGTCATTGACGTCAACCTCACAGGGGTGTTCAATTGCACTAAAAATGTATTTCCTTACATGATGGAAAGAGGGGGCGGACGCATCCTCAATGCTTCCTCCATTGTGGGGCTTTACGGCAATTTTGGCCAAAGCAATTATGTCGCCACCAAAGCCGGTCTGATCGGGTTGACCAAAACGTGGGCTCGTGAATTCGGCCGAAAAGGCATCACCGTAAACGCAGTGGCACCGGGGTTCATCAATACCGAAATGATCCAAACCATACCCGAAGAGATCATCGAAGGCATCAAAAAAAGTATTCCGGTTGCCCGTTTGGGCGAACCGGAAGATATCGCCAATGCCTATGCTTTCCTGGCCTCCGACGAAGCGTCGTATATTTCGGGCACCGTACTTAGCGTGGATGGCGGATTGGTTCAATAA
- a CDS encoding IS5 family transposase: protein MQTQYERLTDSQWEIIKEYLPIKRKRKYDLRDVVDAIFWILRIGSQWRNLPGEFPPWKSVYYYFQKWQKDGTLQKLNEGLNRKERKRQGKEETPSMLSIDSQSVKSGPFVNIEKGIDGNKRVNGRKRHIITDTLGLVWGIVVHAANHADGAMAHQVVEPLVGYLHRLEKILADAAYKIIFMDWVYENLLGVEVELSSKPPSAKGFVPVKWRWVTEQTFGRFNYFRRLDKDHEKTAESSEAWVLWQNCQTILYRLE from the coding sequence ATGCAAACTCAATATGAGCGACTAACTGATTCCCAGTGGGAAATTATAAAAGAATATTTACCTATCAAAAGAAAACGCAAATATGATTTGCGAGATGTGGTAGACGCAATTTTTTGGATATTAAGAATTGGCAGCCAATGGAGAAATCTTCCGGGAGAATTTCCTCCCTGGAAAAGTGTATATTATTATTTTCAAAAATGGCAAAAGGATGGAACACTGCAAAAATTAAATGAAGGATTGAATCGAAAGGAAAGGAAGCGACAGGGTAAAGAAGAAACGCCCAGCATGCTAAGTATTGATAGTCAGTCTGTTAAATCAGGACCATTTGTGAATATAGAAAAAGGAATTGACGGAAACAAGCGTGTTAATGGGCGAAAGCGTCATATCATCACAGATACTTTAGGTTTAGTTTGGGGGATAGTTGTCCATGCGGCTAATCATGCAGACGGAGCAATGGCGCACCAGGTAGTCGAGCCTCTGGTTGGATACTTGCACCGGTTAGAAAAAATACTGGCAGATGCTGCTTATAAAATTATCTTCATGGATTGGGTATATGAGAATCTGTTAGGAGTAGAAGTAGAGCTTTCATCAAAGCCCCCAAGTGCAAAAGGGTTTGTTCCTGTGAAGTGGCGCTGGGTTACCGAACAGACCTTCGGGCGGTTCAATTACTTTCGCCGATTGGACAAGGATCACGAAAAAACAGCAGAAAGTTCCGAAGCGTGGGTACTTTGGCAGAATTGCCAAACAATTTTATATCGCTTGGAATGA
- a CDS encoding propionyl-CoA synthetase: MTYQEFYQNSIREPEKFWEEQAKSLDWFKFPKNILSKDEEDLFHWYQGGKMNTSYLALDYHVKNGRGDQVALIYDSPVTNTIKKYTFKTLLHEVELVAGMLVSLGVKKGDRVIIYMPMIPETAFAMLACARLGAVHSVVFGGFAAHELAIRIDDSTPDVLLTASGGIEISKVIPYKPIVDEGIKMADHKVKHVVVLQREVITAELDQGRDIDWAELRAKAEPAKYVEVDATDPLYILYTSGTTGKPKGVLRDNGGHAVSMKFSMEYIYDIKPGEVYWAASDVGWVVGHSYIIYAPLIQGCTTILFEGKPIKTPDAGTFWRVIQDHKVNVFFTAPTAFRAIKKEDPTGSLLANYDTSSLRMQFLAGERCDVTTLHWLEDLLKVPVIDHWWQTESGWPMLANMAGVELLPVKAGSACKPVCGYDIRILGQDGKEVGQLEEGVVAIKYPLPPGCLPNLWQDTARFKDSYLSIFPGYYFAGDGGYRDEDGYVFITGRIDDIINVAGHRLSTAEMEEIVASHDAVAECSVIGIADDMKGQVPVGFVVLKAGVNVDYDALEKELINMVREKIGPVAAFKRAVVVARLPKTRSGKILRKIMRAIADGSEFNPPSTIEDMSVLGELEDKMKREKVGQAF; encoded by the coding sequence ATGACTTACCAGGAATTTTATCAAAACAGCATCCGCGAGCCGGAAAAATTTTGGGAAGAGCAGGCAAAATCATTGGATTGGTTTAAGTTTCCTAAAAACATTTTGTCCAAAGATGAAGAAGACTTGTTTCATTGGTATCAAGGTGGAAAAATGAACACATCCTACCTGGCACTTGATTATCATGTAAAAAACGGAAGAGGTGACCAGGTTGCCCTGATCTACGATTCTCCTGTCACGAATACGATCAAAAAATATACTTTTAAAACATTGCTCCACGAGGTGGAACTGGTCGCCGGAATGCTGGTTTCCTTGGGCGTGAAAAAAGGAGACCGGGTCATTATTTACATGCCTATGATTCCGGAAACTGCTTTCGCTATGCTGGCCTGCGCCAGGCTGGGAGCGGTCCATTCGGTGGTATTTGGAGGTTTTGCAGCCCACGAGCTGGCGATCAGGATCGATGATTCCACCCCTGATGTATTATTAACAGCCTCAGGTGGTATAGAGATTTCCAAAGTCATTCCCTATAAACCCATTGTAGATGAAGGCATAAAAATGGCGGATCATAAGGTGAAACATGTCGTCGTGTTGCAGCGGGAGGTCATCACCGCCGAATTGGATCAGGGCCGGGATATCGACTGGGCGGAACTAAGGGCCAAAGCTGAGCCTGCCAAATATGTAGAGGTGGATGCTACCGATCCCTTGTATATTCTTTACACCTCAGGGACAACGGGCAAACCCAAAGGGGTTTTAAGGGACAACGGCGGGCATGCTGTATCCATGAAATTCAGCATGGAATACATCTATGACATCAAACCGGGCGAAGTGTACTGGGCCGCTTCAGATGTTGGCTGGGTGGTGGGCCACTCTTATATCATTTATGCTCCATTGATCCAGGGTTGTACTACTATTTTGTTTGAAGGAAAACCGATTAAAACACCGGATGCCGGAACTTTCTGGCGTGTGATCCAGGATCACAAAGTGAATGTTTTCTTTACGGCTCCCACGGCTTTCCGGGCCATCAAAAAGGAAGATCCCACAGGAAGCCTTCTCGCGAATTACGATACCTCTTCCCTCAGGATGCAGTTCCTGGCCGGAGAGCGTTGTGATGTAACCACGTTGCATTGGCTGGAAGATTTGCTGAAAGTACCCGTCATCGACCACTGGTGGCAGACTGAATCCGGATGGCCTATGTTGGCGAATATGGCTGGTGTGGAATTACTCCCCGTCAAGGCGGGGTCAGCCTGTAAACCTGTTTGTGGTTATGATATTCGCATTCTTGGACAGGATGGAAAAGAGGTGGGGCAGCTTGAAGAAGGCGTTGTAGCTATTAAGTACCCGCTGCCTCCGGGTTGTCTGCCAAATCTGTGGCAGGATACTGCGAGGTTTAAAGATTCTTACCTCAGTATTTTTCCGGGCTATTATTTTGCCGGTGACGGCGGATACCGGGATGAAGACGGTTATGTTTTTATTACGGGACGAATAGATGATATCATCAATGTTGCCGGCCATAGATTATCTACGGCAGAAATGGAGGAAATTGTAGCCTCCCACGATGCGGTGGCGGAATGTTCCGTTATTGGCATTGCTGACGATATGAAAGGTCAGGTTCCCGTAGGTTTTGTGGTGCTCAAGGCCGGGGTGAATGTGGATTATGATGCCCTGGAAAAGGAACTCATTAACATGGTAAGGGAAAAAATAGGTCCGGTGGCGGCCTTCAAAAGGGCTGTTGTGGTGGCCCGACTGCCCAAGACGCGTTCAGGGAAAATATTGAGAAAGATCATGAGGGCTATCGCGGATGGTTCCGAATTTAATCCGCCTTCCACGATTGAGGATATGAGCGTGCTGGGTGAGTTGGAAGACAAGATGAAACGGGAGAAGGTAGGGCAGGCCTTTTAA
- the acs gene encoding acetate--CoA ligase: MLLQIKSLDEYKSAYKRSVEDPEGFWAEQASSFTWSKKWDKVLDWNFRDPDVNWFVGGKLNITENCLDRHLDTRGDKVAILWEPNDPKLPAITYTYKELHAEVCKTANALKKNGVGKGDRVCFYMPMVPELAIGVLACARIGAIHSVVFAGFSANALADRIKDATCKMVICSDYNHRGEKTIPVKQVVDDAIAMGCDSVETVLVHHNTGEDINWNDKLDKWWHEEIDDQPATCPAEQMDSEDILFILYTSGSTGKPKGVVHTCGGFMVYTAFSFLNVFQYHEEDIYWCTADIGWITGHSYIVYGPLLAGATTMMFEGVPTYPDAGRFWEVCEKHKVNQFYTAPTAIRALMAFGDDYVKGYDLSSLKVLGSVGEPINEEAWNWYNEKVGKGNCPIVDTWWQTETGGILITPLPGITDTKPCYASYPLPGVQPILVDPEGHELTENNVEGLLCIKFPWPSIIRTTYGDHERCQQVYFSSFPDLYFTGDGARRDGDGRLRIIGRVDDVINVSGHRMGTAEVENAINEHPDVVESAVVGFPHDIKGQGIYAYVIPSHDIMDEEKFIREIRDVVTREIGPIAKPDQIQIVPGLPKTRSGKIMRRILRKVASGDASNLGDISTLLNPEVVETVKKGAKS; the protein is encoded by the coding sequence ATGCTTTTACAAATTAAATCACTGGATGAGTATAAATCCGCTTATAAACGGAGTGTAGAAGACCCGGAGGGATTTTGGGCAGAACAGGCGTCATCTTTTACCTGGAGTAAAAAATGGGATAAAGTACTGGACTGGAATTTCAGGGATCCTGATGTGAACTGGTTCGTCGGAGGAAAATTAAACATCACAGAAAACTGTCTGGACAGGCACCTGGATACCCGGGGCGACAAGGTGGCGATCCTGTGGGAGCCCAATGATCCTAAATTGCCGGCCATAACTTATACCTATAAAGAACTGCATGCCGAAGTTTGTAAAACGGCCAACGCCTTGAAAAAAAATGGCGTGGGCAAAGGCGATCGCGTTTGTTTTTATATGCCAATGGTTCCCGAACTCGCCATTGGAGTGTTGGCGTGTGCTCGTATAGGAGCCATCCACTCTGTGGTCTTTGCCGGCTTCTCCGCTAATGCCCTTGCTGACAGAATCAAGGATGCTACCTGTAAAATGGTGATCTGTTCCGACTACAACCACCGTGGAGAGAAAACCATCCCTGTCAAACAGGTGGTGGATGATGCTATTGCCATGGGATGTGATAGTGTGGAAACGGTTTTGGTCCATCACAATACAGGAGAAGATATTAACTGGAACGATAAACTCGATAAATGGTGGCACGAAGAAATAGATGATCAGCCGGCAACCTGTCCTGCAGAACAAATGGACAGTGAAGATATCTTGTTTATCCTTTATACTTCAGGTTCCACCGGTAAACCAAAGGGTGTGGTGCATACCTGTGGCGGTTTTATGGTTTATACCGCATTCTCTTTTTTAAATGTTTTCCAGTACCATGAAGAGGATATTTACTGGTGTACCGCCGATATCGGATGGATCACCGGCCACTCTTATATCGTTTACGGTCCCCTTTTGGCAGGAGCGACCACAATGATGTTTGAAGGGGTGCCTACTTATCCTGATGCCGGACGTTTCTGGGAAGTTTGCGAAAAGCATAAGGTCAACCAGTTTTATACGGCTCCAACCGCCATCCGTGCCTTGATGGCTTTCGGCGATGATTACGTAAAAGGTTACGATTTGAGTAGTTTGAAAGTGCTTGGATCCGTAGGGGAGCCTATCAACGAGGAAGCCTGGAACTGGTATAATGAAAAGGTAGGAAAAGGCAATTGCCCTATTGTGGATACCTGGTGGCAGACAGAAACCGGAGGCATTCTGATCACCCCATTGCCGGGCATTACCGATACAAAACCTTGTTATGCTTCTTATCCGCTTCCAGGCGTTCAACCCATACTGGTAGATCCTGAAGGCCATGAATTAACGGAAAATAATGTGGAGGGATTGCTGTGTATCAAGTTCCCTTGGCCAAGTATTATCCGTACGACTTATGGTGATCATGAGCGATGCCAACAGGTGTATTTCTCCTCCTTCCCGGATCTGTATTTTACCGGTGACGGCGCCAGAAGAGATGGTGACGGTCGTTTGAGAATTATTGGCCGTGTGGATGATGTAATCAATGTTTCCGGGCACAGGATGGGTACTGCGGAAGTTGAAAATGCGATCAACGAGCACCCTGACGTAGTGGAAAGTGCCGTGGTGGGATTCCCGCACGATATCAAAGGTCAGGGCATTTATGCTTATGTCATTCCGTCTCACGACATTATGGATGAAGAAAAATTCATCAGGGAAATCAGGGATGTCGTGACCAGAGAGATCGGGCCCATTGCCAAACCTGACCAGATCCAGATCGTACCAGGTTTACCAAAAACACGTTCAGGTAAAATCATGCGTCGAATTTTGAGGAAGGTTGCATCAGGAGATGCTTCCAACCTGGGAGATATTTCTACTTTGCTCAATCCGGAAGTGGTTGAAACGGTGAAAAAAGGTGCAAAATCATAA
- a CDS encoding response regulator, with protein MANQRQSFKILLVDDEPNILLALEFLMNQQGYAIEKATSGEEALEVIASFHPDLVILDVMMPGIDGFEVAMKIRKSSRYNNIRIIFLTAKGTAEDKLKGYGSGGEVYVTKPFDNYELVNTVNEIFEMS; from the coding sequence ATGGCTAACCAAAGACAATCCTTCAAAATCTTACTCGTCGATGATGAGCCAAATATCCTTTTGGCGCTCGAATTCCTGATGAACCAACAAGGTTACGCCATCGAAAAAGCTACCAGTGGGGAGGAGGCCCTCGAAGTCATTGCATCTTTTCATCCCGATCTGGTGATTCTTGATGTAATGATGCCCGGAATCGATGGCTTCGAAGTGGCTATGAAAATAAGGAAATCTTCCCGATACAATAATATTCGCATCATATTTTTGACGGCAAAAGGAACTGCCGAAGATAAATTGAAAGGCTATGGCAGTGGGGGAGAAGTGTATGTCACCAAACCTTTTGATAACTATGAACTGGTCAATACGGTCAATGAGATCTTTGAAATGAGTTGA